One window of Solwaraspora sp. WMMA2056 genomic DNA carries:
- a CDS encoding pitrilysin family protein — protein sequence MSPNGYPWPIETTRLDNGLRVVVSTDSSVPVVAVNLWYDVGSRHEPAGRTGFAHLFEHLMFEGSVNVAKTEHMKLVQGAGGSLNATTNPDRTNYFETVPAEHLALALWLEADRMGGLVPALTQETLDNQREVVKNERRQRYDNVPYGDAWLRLLPLLYPPGHPYHHATIGSMDDLNAADLATFQAFHEMYYAPNNAVLTVVGDTDADEVFSLADKYFGGIPARDDIPPAPDGRAPAPLTGPVVETVTAEVPGIRQYVAYRTHPFGTPAYDVTTVLSTVLGSGRGSRLYQRLADGARIAQPDYLGAYGVDLAHAPAPLIITATAQPQVSAERLADGLIEVLDEVARDGVTDAEVDRAKALLATAWWRQVATCEGRADILGRYATQFGDPARAGERLPGWLSVSAEAVNDEAARLLRPQHRVQLSYLPEGDK from the coding sequence ATGTCGCCGAACGGGTACCCCTGGCCGATCGAGACCACCCGGCTGGACAACGGCCTCCGGGTCGTGGTGAGCACCGACTCCAGCGTGCCGGTGGTCGCGGTCAATCTCTGGTACGACGTCGGCTCCCGCCACGAGCCGGCTGGCCGGACCGGTTTCGCCCACCTGTTCGAGCATCTGATGTTCGAGGGCTCGGTCAACGTCGCCAAGACCGAACACATGAAACTGGTGCAGGGTGCCGGTGGCTCGCTCAACGCGACCACCAATCCCGACCGGACCAACTACTTCGAGACCGTACCGGCCGAACACCTGGCGCTCGCCCTGTGGCTGGAAGCGGACCGGATGGGCGGGCTGGTGCCGGCGCTGACCCAGGAGACCCTGGACAACCAGCGCGAGGTGGTCAAGAACGAGCGGCGGCAGCGCTACGACAACGTGCCGTACGGCGACGCCTGGCTGCGGCTGCTGCCGCTGCTCTACCCGCCGGGGCACCCGTACCATCACGCCACGATCGGCTCCATGGACGACCTGAACGCCGCCGACCTGGCCACCTTCCAGGCGTTCCACGAGATGTACTACGCCCCGAACAACGCGGTGCTGACCGTCGTGGGTGACACCGACGCCGACGAGGTGTTCAGCCTCGCCGACAAGTACTTCGGCGGCATTCCCGCCCGCGACGACATCCCACCGGCACCCGACGGGCGGGCCCCGGCACCGCTGACCGGCCCGGTCGTCGAGACCGTCACCGCCGAGGTGCCCGGCATCCGGCAGTACGTCGCCTACCGCACCCATCCGTTCGGCACCCCCGCCTACGACGTGACCACGGTGCTGAGCACCGTGCTGGGCAGCGGCCGGGGCAGCCGGCTCTACCAGCGGCTCGCCGACGGCGCGCGGATCGCCCAGCCGGACTACCTCGGTGCGTACGGGGTCGACCTCGCCCACGCCCCCGCCCCACTGATCATCACCGCGACCGCCCAGCCGCAGGTGAGCGCCGAACGGCTCGCCGACGGGCTGATCGAGGTGCTCGACGAGGTGGCCCGCGACGGTGTCACCGACGCGGAGGTGGACCGGGCCAAGGCGCTGCTGGCGACCGCCTGGTGGCGGCAGGTCGCCACCTGCGAAGGTCGGGCCGACATCCTCGGCCGCTACGCCACCCAGTTCGGCGACCCGGCCCGCGCCGGTGAGCGGCTGCCCGGCTGGCTGTCGGTCAGCGCCGAGGCGGTCAACGACGAAGCCGCGCGGCTGCTGCGGCCGCAGCACCGGGTTCAGCTCAGCTACCTGCCGGAGGGCGACAAGTGA
- a CDS encoding alkaline phosphatase PhoX, producing MDRRTVLRTAVVGAGAAAFSGSLWTGAFAAPAQPGASPYGALGSPDANGIALPGGFSSRVVARSRQRVGATSYVWHDAPDGGACFPAGSGWVYVSNSEISRTGGASAIRFDADGDVVSAYRILAGTNRNCAGGATPWGTWLSCEEVSRGYVYETYPLGGTAAVRHDAMGRFNHEAAAVDPDRRVVYLTEDESNGCFYRFRPDTWGDLSAGTLEVLVAGTATSGPVSWSRVPDPDGAPTATRNQVSGAKRFNGGEGCHYADGTCWFTTKGDNRVWAYDAVAQRIDLAYDDSLVTGTAPLTGVDNITGTPGGDLYVAEDGGNMEICLITPDGRVAPFARISGQSASEICGPAFSPDGTRLYFSSQRGTSGLSSGGITYEVRGPFRR from the coding sequence ATGGATCGTCGTACGGTACTGCGTACCGCCGTGGTCGGCGCCGGCGCCGCCGCGTTCTCCGGCAGCCTGTGGACGGGGGCGTTCGCCGCCCCCGCGCAGCCCGGGGCCAGCCCGTACGGCGCCCTGGGCAGCCCGGACGCCAACGGCATCGCGCTTCCCGGCGGCTTCAGCAGCCGGGTCGTGGCCCGCTCCCGGCAGCGGGTCGGCGCCACCTCGTACGTCTGGCACGACGCCCCGGACGGTGGCGCCTGCTTCCCCGCCGGCTCCGGCTGGGTGTACGTCTCCAACTCGGAGATCTCCCGCACCGGCGGTGCCTCGGCGATCCGGTTCGACGCCGACGGCGACGTCGTCTCGGCGTACCGGATCCTGGCCGGCACCAACCGCAACTGCGCCGGTGGCGCGACCCCCTGGGGGACCTGGCTGTCCTGCGAGGAGGTCAGCCGCGGGTACGTCTACGAGACGTACCCGCTGGGCGGCACCGCCGCCGTGCGGCACGACGCGATGGGCCGGTTCAACCACGAGGCCGCCGCCGTCGACCCGGACCGTCGGGTGGTCTACCTCACCGAGGACGAGTCCAACGGTTGCTTCTACCGGTTCCGGCCGGACACCTGGGGCGACCTGTCCGCCGGCACCCTGGAGGTGCTCGTCGCCGGCACCGCCACCAGCGGCCCGGTGAGCTGGTCGCGGGTGCCCGACCCGGACGGCGCACCGACGGCCACCCGAAACCAGGTCTCCGGCGCGAAGCGGTTCAACGGTGGCGAGGGCTGCCACTACGCCGACGGCACCTGCTGGTTCACGACCAAGGGCGACAACCGGGTCTGGGCGTACGACGCCGTCGCCCAGCGGATCGACCTGGCCTACGACGACTCGCTGGTGACCGGCACGGCACCGCTGACCGGCGTCGACAACATCACCGGTACGCCCGGCGGCGACCTGTACGTGGCCGAGGACGGCGGCAACATGGAGATCTGCCTGATCACGCCGGACGGCCGGGTCGCGCCGTTCGCGCGGATCAGTGGGCAGTCGGCGTCGGAGATCTGCGGGCCGGCGTTCTCCCCGGACGGCACCCGGCTGTACTTCTCGTCGCAGCGCGGCACCTCGGGGCTGTCCTCCGGCGGCATCACCTACGAGGTGCGGGGCCCGTTCCGCCGATGA
- a CDS encoding pitrilysin family protein produces MTIIAQRPEPGAARPYRFPEVARRAVGGGEVVAAHLPGHRLAVAILLLDAGAGREPAGREGLAGVLGKALEEGTARRDSGAYALALEGLGTELFYSADWDAFRVGVQVPADRLGAAVELLAEAVRTPALDPADVERVRDDEATALRMYWANPGPRADAALRADLFGADQRHGRPMGGDPASVAAVTVADVVDFHRAWFTRPGTLLVAGDLDLIDLDALGATAFGGASGASPQVEPALPVVLRDSRRIILVDRPGAVQSTLRLGHPAPHRAHPDYVPMSLASTVLGGAFTSRLNHLIREVRGYTYGIRSDFGMSRRFGRFSVSSSVQTGVTAPALVDAVGEVSRTQADGVTEEELAVARSWRAGQLSVELQTPGAIASALATLVVHGLPDDYHATLREQLLSATVEQVSAAAATHLHAQGLTLVVEGDAAQIRDELAASGLGELLDESA; encoded by the coding sequence GTGACCATCATCGCGCAGCGTCCCGAACCGGGCGCCGCCCGGCCGTACCGCTTCCCGGAGGTGGCCCGCCGCGCGGTCGGCGGCGGCGAGGTCGTGGCCGCGCACCTGCCCGGCCACCGGCTCGCGGTGGCGATTCTGCTGCTCGACGCCGGCGCCGGCCGGGAGCCGGCCGGCCGGGAAGGTCTCGCCGGGGTGCTCGGCAAGGCCCTGGAGGAGGGCACCGCGAGGCGGGACTCCGGGGCGTACGCGCTGGCCCTGGAAGGGCTCGGCACCGAGTTGTTCTACTCCGCCGACTGGGACGCGTTCCGGGTCGGTGTGCAGGTGCCCGCCGACCGGCTGGGCGCTGCCGTCGAGCTGCTCGCCGAAGCGGTCCGCACCCCGGCGTTGGACCCGGCCGACGTCGAGCGGGTCCGCGACGACGAGGCCACCGCGCTGCGGATGTACTGGGCCAACCCCGGCCCCCGGGCCGACGCCGCGTTGCGTGCCGACCTGTTCGGTGCCGACCAGCGGCACGGCCGGCCGATGGGCGGCGACCCTGCTTCGGTGGCCGCGGTGACCGTGGCCGACGTGGTCGACTTCCACCGTGCCTGGTTCACCCGGCCCGGCACCCTGCTCGTCGCCGGTGACCTGGACCTGATCGACCTGGACGCACTGGGTGCGACAGCCTTCGGCGGTGCCAGCGGCGCGTCGCCGCAGGTCGAGCCGGCGCTGCCGGTCGTGCTGCGCGACAGCCGGCGGATCATCCTGGTGGACCGGCCCGGGGCGGTGCAGTCCACCCTGCGGCTCGGGCACCCGGCTCCGCACCGCGCCCATCCGGACTACGTGCCGATGAGCCTGGCCAGCACCGTCCTCGGTGGTGCGTTCACGTCGCGGCTGAACCACCTGATCCGTGAGGTGCGCGGCTACACGTACGGCATCCGGTCGGACTTCGGCATGTCCCGCCGGTTCGGCCGGTTCTCGGTCAGCTCCAGTGTGCAGACCGGGGTGACCGCGCCGGCCCTGGTCGACGCGGTCGGCGAGGTCTCCCGGACCCAGGCCGACGGGGTGACCGAGGAGGAGCTGGCGGTGGCCCGGTCCTGGCGGGCCGGGCAGCTCTCCGTCGAGTTGCAGACCCCGGGGGCGATCGCCAGTGCCCTGGCGACCCTGGTGGTGCACGGGCTGCCGGACGACTATCACGCGACGCTGCGGGAACAGCTGCTGTCGGCGACCGTCGAGCAGGTCTCCGCCGCCGCCGCGACCCACCTGCACGCCCAGGGGCTGACCCTGGTGGTGGAGGGCGACGCGGCGCAGATCCGCGACGAGCTGGCCGCCTCCGGCCTGGGGGAGCTGCTCGACGAATCCGCTTGA